The region ATTCGAGGAGTTTCCTATGTGACTGGCATTTAGACTGGCAGGCACAACTCCCATGTCCTCATTAGAAATTCAGTGTAGAGTGGCTTGGCCTGGGTTAATCTGGGaaagcttcttggaggaggtgacatttgtgtTGTTATCAAGGGAGAGCAGGGTTGTGTGTGGTTCTTAGGAAATCTTGATGAAGGTGACTTTGGGAATGCTGTATTCTGGGATGAGAGGCCGAGCCTGTAGCACTGTAGGTCTGAGGTCCTTGTTTTTCCATCCTCAGCAGGGGAGGGTGGTTCCTGGGGAGTGTGAGAGAGCTGGGGAGAAATGATGCCCTCTCTATCGCAGACATGGCTGGGCCGTCTGCTGCTGCTGGCCTGTCTCCTGGTGAGCAGTGGTGCTACTGAGGAGGTGTCGGAGAACTGTAGCCACATGATTGGGAACGGACACCTGCTGTTCCTGCAGCAGCTGGTGAGTGTGTGGCCCTGACTACCCCAGCTTCTCCCCACTGGGGAAACGGAGGCAGGGAACAGGGCCAAAGAGAGGGGTTGTAGGCAGAGGAGAGGAGAACGGCGGTGCAGGATGTGGCTTGTGGCTCCCACTAGCTCCACAGATGTTCTTCTCATTGACCTTCTAAAGGTCAATGCTTCTGACCCCTCACCCACCCCAATCCTAAAGCCCTCTCCAGCTCTCCTGCAGGCAGGGCACAGGGTAGGCTTCTAGCTGGTTGCCTGGGTTAATGATGGCCTCGAATGTCCATCAAGGACTCTGAAAAGGCTTGTAAAGCCTGCTCCCCCTTGATGGGATGCTTCCCTCGAGGAGCCAGCCCAGTCGGCCTCTGTGTCCAAATGTTGCCTCTAGCTCCTGGACTCCCAGATGTGCCACCAGCCTGGCACCAGGGCCTCAGCCAGATTTGGAAGGGAGACTCCCAGCTGACTCCCGGCCCTATCCCGACACTTCCCTGGCTCTTGCCCGAACCCTGGGGCTGGGATGGCCTGCTCACCCAGGCCTTGAAAGAACCCATGCCTCACCCTCATCAGGCCAGCAGAGATGTCAACAATTCCtagcatggttcagttcagttcagttcagtctctcagtcgtgtccaactctttgcgacccgccAATTGCAatataccaggcctccctgtccatcaccaactcccggagttcacccaaccGGCAGAATCAGGTTGCTATCATGACTGCTGTCCTGCTCAGAAGAGAATTTGCCACCCCTCTGGCCAGGAAGGCAGGGTGGAACCCCACTGGCTAAGGTCAGCTCCAGGGCCTTGAGTTTGGGGCCTGTGGGCTGGCCCCCTGTCTCACTTGCCCCCTGTGCTTTTCCTCCTGTATGTAGCTGCTGTAGCAATACAAAGTTGACCAAGAATCGCTGCATTCTTTGAGGCTCAGAATCACAGAACCACAGCTCTGAAGGGCAGCAGCAGCTATAAGGGCATCTAGCCCCAGTCCGTATATATCCTGAATTCCTAGAGCTTGTCTAACCTCTGCTTAAATTCCTCCCAGGACAAGGAGCTCACTACTCCCCACAGGAGATTGTGTCCTCTATCTTGCATTAGACAGTTCTTCCTTATAATAAACTGGCATCTGTCAGACTTCATAAAGTAGGAGGTATAAGACAGAGACTTCTTGTTCTTCTCCAGCCCTCCCCTGGCCATATGGAAGTCACAAGTCTTCCCCTAGCCTTAGCTCTGTCATCTCATGTATGGTTTGGGGAGGTGGATGAGGATCAAACCCCAGAAACTCTAGTTTCCATCCAAAAACTCTAGTCCCCATTCTTAGGCAAGCTCAGTGGAACTGCAGACACTTGCCACCACTAGCCTGCTCTCTCTTACAGATTGACAGTCAGATGGAGACCTCGTGCCAAATTTCCTTCGAGTTTGTAGACCAGGAGCAGTTGGTGAGTTATGGCTCTTTACAAAGCCCATGGGCCCATATGTATGCCCTTACCAGGGTGGGTATATGCAGGCAGGAAAAATCCTAGAACTGCACAGGGTATGTGTGTGAGGACCCCTGGGTGCCCAAGTCTGGGGTGCCAGGGTCGAGGGTTGGTCAGGGTCCTGGGCTCAAGTCccctgctgtgcccttctcctggCTTGGCACATGTCAAAGTCTTACAATGTGTCAAGCACTTTTGATCCCAACCACATTTGGGATCAAATGGTTCACTCATCGTGTTTATGACAGGTCAGGGGAGAGGGCATAGCTCAGAAGCAGTGGAGGCCTGATTTGAACCCAGGAAGGCAGGCTCTAAGGCCTAAGGCAAACCAATACTTCTGGGTCACCTCCATCTAACAGCCAGACCAGCAGCCAAGGGGATCAGTCCAgcccttttcctcttcctccttatcCCATGCCCAACCAGATACCGAGTGATGCTGGTTCTACTCCTCAGTTGCTTGGACAATTTCAAGAACCTCCTAAATGGCCTCCTCTCCTCCAGTGCACTCCTCTTCCCACCACTGGGGGGAGCGCTCTGAACCACAGTTTGTTATCTTCACTGCCTTTCCTGAACCTGGAGACCCCCTCACTCCAGGGGAAAGCTTTGGTTGTCTAGCCTGGGTTTACAAGTTCCAGTCTCCACCACACAGCCCAACCCACTACCCCATTCTGTGTTCCTTCCTGCCTCCaagcctttgcacatgctctttCTGATGCCTGTAATGCCTTTCCAGCTGTCCCCATCCCAGCCTTTGTGCCACACCTATTTATCTTCTTGCCTGATACAAAATCCCCATCGTGGCCAGGGTTTGCTCCCATCTCTGAGCTTCTGCACACCTGACCCAAACACACTTCCGTTAGAACTGGAGACCAATCTCACAGTCCGAGGAGTAACCTCAGTGTTCCACTCACTTGCTCACTCCCACCTCACCAAGCATTTACTACAAGGGACCTATTGGACCAGGTACTAGGAATACAGAGCTAACGCAGAGTCTTCATTGAGGCATCCACTATCTTTTTAGGGAGAAAAAACACAGAGGTTATTCTTTGGATCCTGGGGTAGTCTCCAGCACCCCTGTGGCTGGGAGGATTAGAAGGAGCCATATGGTAAAGAGCTTCTTGTGAAAGCAAGCCAAAAGAGggtcagagacagaaagagaaaagttccTCAGAGCCCACCCTACCGATGCACCTTCAATCTGAGCTCACCTTTCAGAAACCCAAGGACCACTCTGGTCAGAATCCACATTTCCTTCCCTCTAGGAAAGGGAATCGGTAGGGAGTGCAGTCCCCAGTAGTGTCAGATCCCAGCAAGGGAGAGTGGAAGCCAGCTGAGGGCAGCGTTCTCTGTCTTCTGGAGTGGATGGTCCTCTCCTCAGGAGCGGTGGTAGGGCAGTCTGTCTGGGAGGCGGGTATCCGGCACAGAGCCTGCGCTCCCAGGAGGCATCAGCCAGGTCATAAACTCCAGGTTGTTACTTTCCAGGACGATCCCGTGTGCTACCTTAAGAAGGCATTTCTCCTGGTGCAAGACATAATGGAGGATACCATGCGCTTCAAAGACAACACCCCCAATGCCAAAGCCATTGTCCAGCTCCAGGAACTCTCTCTGAGGCTGAAGAGCTGCTTCACCATGGACTATGATGAGCAGGACAAGGTAGGAGGGCCCTGGAGCTGGGGGcactgagagagagagggcagagggcagctgCGGTGGTACCATCCCTGCCTGTAAGCACAGAGATGCTCATTGGCCTCACCCCAGGTCATGGCTCACTTGCGCTCTCACTCACGTGTTCATTCCACAAACCTCTGCTGAGGACTCACAGTGCAGGAGGGACAGTACTAGGCCTTGCTGATGTTCCTCATGAGCAGGAACTACATGGTTCCCAGCCTCTGGGAGCTTATAGTTAAGTGAGGGTGGCAGTCACTAAACAAACAATGACACGAGTAGATAGAATTTTAACCCATGAggactgttcattcattcagcaaagaaGAGTGTCTATTGTATACTGTTGTTCTAGACTCTGGGGAACAGCTGTGATCAGACCAAATTCTCCACATTCATGGAGCTTGGTGTGAGGGTGGTGAGACAGttaacaaaatacataaataaagtaGAAGTAAAGTGGCAATGACTGCATCGCAGAAAGCGAGCCAGAAAGGGAAGACCagaggaggtgagggagagagCCAGGAAGGAGAAGTATGTGGGGCTCCAGAAGAGAGAAATGGGACTTGGATTTAAAAGGCAGTGGGGAAGAAGAGACAGGGAAGGCTTCTGAGTAAAAAGATACTCACTCGAGGTTCAAAGATGAGTAAGAGTTAGGAAGCATGAAAAGTGGTCAGAGCGTTCCAGAATAGAGAACGCTGGGCACAGAGCCCTGGTGAGCAGGAGTACGCACATTCAGGCCCTCCCAGCGTGGTTGGCATGGCCAAGGCCTGGGAGTGAAGGCAAGAGGGCTATGGAGGTGGGAGCCCGGGTCTCCCATCTGGGTGACCCAGATCAGCTGGGTCTAAAAAATGTGGGATTTTGTTTAaagtgtgagtgagtgaagttgctcagtcgtgtgcttgtccgactctttgcgatcccatgaattgtagcctaccaggctcctccatccatgggattttccgggcaatagtactggagtgggttgccatttccttctccaagggacctagTCTAGCTTGCACTGTGAGACCGTTCTGGCTGCTGTGCTGGCAAGGGTGTGTAGGGATCAGGGATGGAGGCTGAGCAGCCAGCAGGAGGTGCAAGTCCAGGCAGCCTGGACTAGGTTTGTGCAGTGAAGGTGAGGCCAGGGGACACCTTCCGAGTTTAGAGAAAGAGCCAGGGGATTTGGTAATACGGTGGCCATGTGGAGCTGAGGGAAGAGAAGAGCAACAGCGGTTTTGTCGGCAGCCCATAGAGTTCTGGTGATGCTGAAGTGGGACAAAGCAGGGGAAGGACAGGAGTTTCAGGCTGGGGCACACATTGCCAGCTGTGAGAAGAGAAACAGGCCCAGGAATCTCAGCATTTATTTAGAAGTCAGGCACAGGAAGGGGGCCTGGCAAGGAGACTGAAGAACAGCATAAGGGGTGGGAGGAAACCCAGGAGAGCGTGGGATCACTGAGCCTGTGTATAAGAGCGTTTCAGGATGGGAAGAGCAGTCACCTTTATCAACCGGGGTCTGAGAAGTCAAGCAGGAGAAGAGCTGAAAAGTGTCTGATGGATTTGACAATGTGGATGTTGGAGGCAGGTGCCAGAGCAAGTGGACAGAGAGTGAGGAAGTGGGGACACCACTGTGGAAGAAcgtggctcaaaaaaaaaaaaagtaggaaaagagaGCTAGCTGGAGGGTGGGTGGGATGGAGAAacgaaagatttttaaataagagaagtATTAGATTTGTGGTTTTCCAGGGTTGAGGTTCATAAGAATCATCTGTGGagcttgtttaaaatgcagattcctggacttccctgacggtccagtggttaggactcacaCTTCTACTtcaaggggtgtgggttcgatccctggtcagggaactaagatcctgcatgcctcatggtgtggctaataataatgataaaagcaaaaggaagtcttcatttaaaaattgccAATTCCAAAACACCTTtccttttaaacaaataaaaactcaaataacttctagtaaaaaaaaaaaaaaacttttaaatgcaAATTCCCAGTATGTACCCCTAGAAAGTCTGATTCACTAGGCTTGTGGGTGGGCCTTGGAATCTGTATTTTAGCAAGCCACCTGCCCTGCACATGGCAGGGATGCTGGGAGGTAGGGAGCAGGTGAAGCTAGAGGAGCAGGTCTCCTGAGGAGCTGGCAGGGGAGGGATTCAGGGATTGGGAGGCGAAAAGCCACTGACTCTGTTGAGACAGGTTGACACCAGGACATTCTGTCCTTGTTTTCTCTGTGACGTATGAGGTGAGGTATGAAGAACACAGATATTTTTGTAAGAAAGACAAGAGGAAGAGAGCTCACCTCTTCCTTACAGTCGCcctggcagggaggcaggcagggattGCCGTTTTGATTTGACAAACAAGGGGATGAACCCAGGCTGGAAAGTTCGTTTGGCCAGTGTTGCTGAGTTAGTGAGTAATGAAGCCAAGCCCGGGGCTTCCCACTCCTGCGTTCCGCTCTCCTTTAtctaataaacatttactgaggacCTACTGTGCACAGCCGCTGGGCATCCAGTGGTGCTTTCAAGGACTTCAGTGCCTAGTAAAGCCTAGTAAAGTTCTTCCCTGTGCAGCTCAGTTTAAGGAAGGACTTGGGAGTCATCAGCAGGCGGGCTATAGATGCAATGAagccatgggggtgggggtgagtggaATGCCAGCCTCTGAAAGTCAAGTGGAGGGGGGCATGGAGCAGCtcaaagggagggaggaaaacctGGAGTGTGATGTTCTCAGAGCCCCAGTGGGTGTAGGGGGCCTAGGTCCCGAGAGCAGAAGAGAAACTAGCAGCTCAGCAGACAGGACGGGGGCAGCCTGGGCTCTCCTGTCAAGATACACCAAACCAGAGAAGGATCCACAGCCCCACACCTTTCTCCTCACCACAAATGATGCTCTTTCTAAAGGATTAGAGTCTTAGGCTCCACCCACCTCCCCAGCATGGCCCAGAAGTTTTCTTTGCTCTGTGGATAAGGTTAACGGTTCTTGACACGGCCAACAAGGCCCCACAGGACCTGATCCTCGCTGACCTCTCTCTGCTGCATCTCTGGCCACTCTCCTCCTGGATGGCTGTGCTATAGCCTACTCTAgccttctttttcatcttttaacatTTCAGGTTCTTTCTTGCACAGTCTATTCCCACCACCTGGACAGCTCTCTTCAACCCCACCTCCTTTCCTTGTTAATTCTTGCTCATCTTTTAGTCAGTTCCTTGGGGATTCCCCCAAGCCCTCATTTAGTTCCCCTTGTTAAACACTCTCAGATAATTCTTCTTAGGACTCACTGCATTTGTAACAATGCTGGTGACCTGATGAACTCAATGTCCACTTAGCCagggacagcagcagcagcaggtagccTGGCACATAACTATGTGTTAAATGGAGCCATGAATAAATGATAAATCTCACCACCTTaggacaggctgctgctgctgctaagtcgcttcagtcatgtccaactctgtgcgaccccatagacggcagcccaccaggctcctctttccctgggattctccaggcaagaatagtggagtgggttgccatttccttctccaatgcatgaaagtgaaaagtgaaagtgaagtcgttcagtcgtgtccaactcttagtgaccccatggactgcagcctgccaggctcctccgtccatgggatttcccaggcaagagtactggagtggggtgccattgccttttccgaccTTAGGACATAGGGGTCCTACAAACCGGGGTAGAGAGCagggagaaaacaagagaaaccgAAGATGGATGTGAGAAAGGCCAAGGGAGTTTGACAAACAAGCTAGAGACATGGGACCAGTGCTTATTCTCATCAAGGGGGCTCTGCTCTCCTTCCAGGCTTGTGTCCGAACATTCCATGAGACGCCTCTCCAGTTGCTGGAGAAGATCAAGAATGTctttaatgaaacaaaaaatctCCTTAAAAAGGACTGGAACGTTTTCAGCAAGAACTGCAACAACAGCTTTGCTAAATGCTCCAGCCATGGTAAGCATGGAAGGGGCCAGCAAGTGCGGGGCTGGGGCAGGGTGAGTGGAGCAGAgtgtggggctggggcagggtgaGTGGAGCAGAGGTGCACTGGGTtggcggtgggggggtggggggggtggcgCATCAGGCTGAAGGGACCCCTGGGAGGCAGCCTGGCTGCTACTCGTGTGCTCCTGTGTGTAGACGTGCTTGTTTTGTGTACGTATGTGGCTTTGTGTACCTCTGAGTGGTCCTAGGCACATGTCTTTTCtgacatgtgtgtgcatgcacacctACGTATGTCTGCATGTTGAGGCATCAAAAAGGATCAAGCTGGTGGCTGTGAGATCAGGGAATGGAAAAGGGGGCCCTCTCGGAGAGCCCTGTAGGCATGGCAGCTTTCCCACTGGCTCTGCAGGCTGGCTGAACGTACGGGGGGTTCCGTGGACAGAGCAGAGGCTCCATCCAGGAGTCAGGGCTTGCTCCAGGAGCCCTGCTGTGAATCACCAGGATAGCCTGGCTCCAGAAGTCCCCAGGACGCCTTGAGTGTCCCCTCAAGGGACAAGATTGGATTTGAAGTCTGAGCGTCATTCAAACCCTGCAGTGCTGGCCCAGCTGCGCACATATGTACCCTGCATTGTTCTCGTCTCTGCGTCCTGTGCCACGTGTACCCGCCTACATTCAACCTTGCTCCCCAAGGCAAGGGCTGAGGCCCTGCGACCTGCCAAATGGCCAAGTCCAGTCTCGTCGCTTCAACCCCAAGGCCTCAAGCCTTGGCCGCAGGCCAGCCCCAGCCTGTTCCCGCCTGTGGGCGTGGCTGTGTAGCCCCCTGCTGTGCATGAACCCACCTTGCCGCTTTCCAACCAACAGTGTCTTTGGGGCTTAAGGGTGTCTTGTGTTAGAGGCCACTACTCAACATCTTGGCTGGCTATTGTCACCCCTGGCTTGGCGTCTGGCCAGCTGGATCTCCAGAAAGGGCAGTTTTCTGGTCTTCCCTGACCCCATCCCCCAACCTGTGTGTCTAAACCCCACTCTTTGCTCTTTTCCTGCAGTTTGCTCCTTTCCTGTCTAAAGCCTGTGTCACGAGCATTGGCTCCAGTCCTGTCCTCACCTCAGCCCCAGGGCTGAGTTAGGGCCTGAGGGGATCCCCCAGACCCACGCCCCCTCTCCATCCCTCTGGGAAAGCTGTGCTGGAGGCCGGTGACTCTATCTCCTCCccatccttctctctccttctctctgtggTTCTTTCAGATGTGGTGACCAAGCCTGATTGCAACTGCCTGTACCCCAAAGCCACCCCTAGCAGTGACCTGGCCTCTGTCTCCCCTCAGcagtcccccaccccctccacagcCCCTATGGCTGGCTTGACCTGGGCTGACTCTGAGGCAACAGACGGCAGCTCCCTCTTGCCCAGAGAGCAGGCCCTTCACACAGTGGACCCGGGCAGTGCCAAGCAGCGACCACCCAGGAGCACCTGCCAGAGCTTTGAGTCGCCAGAGACCCCACGCGTTGAGGGCCGTCCCACTGGAGATTCTCCTCAGCCTGGCCCTTCGGTTGGAGCCCATGTCACTGGGATGGAAGACATTCTTGACTCTCTGCTGGGTGCTAACATGGCCCTGGAAGAGGCCTCTGGAGAGGCTAGTGAGGGTCCTATACCCCAAGGGGCAGAGCTTTCCTTCTACAGTCTGGGAGGACGCAGCGTCCAGGCAGAGCCTGTCAGCCCCAGTCACATCCTCCCAGCGTCTTCAGCACTCTCTGGATCAGGAAAGGGGCTGCGGCTTGCGGATGCAACTAGCACACACCTGCCCACACTGGGCCCCATGAGACCCACTGAGGCCTGGAGTCACACACCTGAGAAGACAGAACGTCCCTCTGCCTCGCCCAGAGACCACCAGGAGCCAGGCTTGGCCAAGAATCCAGCACTGCGCCCACAAGGCCTCAGCAGTCCCTCCACCCCCTCTTCTCAGCCAAAGCTCCCCAGAAGCCATTCCTGGGGCCACGTGCTGTCCCTTGGGGagctggaaggcaggaggagcaccAGGGACCGGAGGAGTCTCGCAGAGCTGAAAGGAGAACAAGCAAGTGAGGGGGCGGCCAGGCCCCCGGCCCGTTTTAACTCCGTTCCTTTGACTGACACAGGCCATGAGAGGCAGCACAAGGAAGCCTCCAACCCCCAGCTCCCTGGTTTTGTCTTCCGCCTGCTGGTGCCCAGTATCATCCTGGTCTTGCTGGCCGTCGGCGGGCTCCTGTTCtacaggcggcggcggcgggtaAGAAGAGCCCCATTGGGGAGAGGAGGGCATCTCATGGTCTGGGGCACAGCCTGGGAGCAGGAACAGGACAGAGGATGACTTGGGTTCAGGCTGGGTTGAACAGTCAACTTCTGAGAGACAGGAAGTTGACTGAGCACAGAGGGTGGGAGGTTGAAGTGGAGGGTTTCTTCAAGAATGGGGAAGGCTCAGGCTGCAAGACTGACCAAAGGGACGGGGGCAGAGGAGTAGAAGACATTCTTCCTGGGCTACAGTGTTGTGAGAACCTAGAAGGGAGACGGAGGAGGAAAGTGATGCCTGTGCAGGGCAGGGCATTCCCGGAGACTTTGCAGAGCTGGAGGGTAAGGAGTCCCAGGACAGGAGAGGCCTCTGGAAGCCCTCTGGCCCTCTGGCTGAAGGAAGACCTGGGTAACTCTCTCATAGAGCCCCAGGGCAGCCCTGTTTGAGGATGGGGCCATggccccccaccctggcccccaccctcccccagatCCACAGTGAGCCAGCTCTTTTCTGCCCCCAGAGCCATCGAGAGCCACAGATGGTGGATTCTCCCATGGAGCAACCAGAGGGCAGGTgagagtttgggggagggggCTCTGGTAGGTACAGAGCGGGTGCTGTCTTGGCATCTATTTTCCATCTGGAATTGGAGGAGACATTCTGCCGCTTGCTCTAAGGAAATGAAGCTCAGAACGGGatgcgggggtgggtggggagaaggaagcatGTCTCTTCTTCCCTAGATATCTGGGATTTTTCCTAATTTCTTCTTAGGGTTAGGCAGTTCTGGTCTCCCAAATCTGAGAGGGCTGGAGCATGTGGGTGAGGGTTTGGGGGTTCCCTCACTCCTTGGCCTCTGCTGAAGTCTTATACCAGCCCTGTGCTCTGCCCACAGCCTCCTGGCCCAGGAGAAGGACAGACAGGAGGAGCTGCCAGTGTAGACAGAATCCTAAGGTAAGACTCTGATCTGGATCTCTCTCCACTCCTTAAAACTGGTTACACCCAAATTTTCCACTCACCCTAGCTCACTTGCTGCACCACCaacttcccttctctctctctctgctactcctttttctatttgtcGCCAAGTCTGGCCAACCCTCTGCTCCTCAGGTCCTCAGGCCTCCTATCACTGCTTCACTCCCTCCACCCCATCTGAGGCCAGGCACTGTTAATTCTTAATCAGGCTATTATTTCTGCATTGAGCTTCGACTTTTGCTGCCATCTTTCATCCCAGAGCAACCAAACTGTTTGTGTAAAGTCTTCAGCCTCCAGGGGAATTTCAGCATCTCTGTGTCACCAACCACTTCAACTCAACATTCTCAGCTTGGCTCCCAAGCTCCTCCAGCAGCAGCCCCTCACACAAATCTCTTGTCATTTTCCTCTTTATGTGCACCCTGACTGGATCCTTCCTCCCAACGAAGACCATTTCTGCCTCCCTGCTTTTAGATCATGGA is a window of Ovis aries strain OAR_USU_Benz2616 breed Rambouillet chromosome 1, ARS-UI_Ramb_v3.0, whole genome shotgun sequence DNA encoding:
- the CSF1 gene encoding macrophage colony-stimulating factor 1 isoform X1: MTARGAAGRCPPTTWLGRLLLLACLLVSSGATEEVSENCSHMIGNGHLLFLQQLIDSQMETSCQISFEFVDQEQLDDPVCYLKKAFLLVQDIMEDTMRFKDNTPNAKAIVQLQELSLRLKSCFTMDYDEQDKACVRTFHETPLQLLEKIKNVFNETKNLLKKDWNVFSKNCNNSFAKCSSHDVVTKPDCNCLYPKATPSSDLASVSPQQSPTPSTAPMAGLTWADSEATDGSSLLPREQALHTVDPGSAKQRPPRSTCQSFESPETPRVEGRPTGDSPQPGPSVGAHVTGMEDILDSLLGANMALEEASGEASEGPIPQGAELSFYSLGGRSVQAEPVSPSHILPASSALSGSGKGLRLADATSTHLPTLGPMRPTEAWSHTPEKTERPSASPRDHQEPGLAKNPALRPQGLSSPSTPSSQPKLPRSHSWGHVLSLGELEGRRSTRDRRSLAELKGEQASEGAARPPARFNSVPLTDTGHERQHKEASNPQLPGFVFRLLVPSIILVLLAVGGLLFYRRRRRSHREPQMVDSPMEQPEGSLLAQEKDRQEELPV
- the CSF1 gene encoding macrophage colony-stimulating factor 1 isoform X2, yielding MTARGAAGRCPPTTWLGRLLLLACLLVSSGATEEVSENCSHMIGNGHLLFLQQLIDSQMETSCQISFEFVDQEQLDDPVCYLKKAFLLVQDIMEDTMRFKDNTPNAKAIVQLQELSLRLKSCFTMDYDEQDKACVRTFHETPLQLLEKIKNVFNETKNLLKKDWNVFSKNCNNSFAKCSSHGHERQHKEASNPQLPGFVFRLLVPSIILVLLAVGGLLFYRRRRRSHREPQMVDSPMEQPEGSLLAQEKDRQEELPV